The region TTGATTTGATCAAGATACTTGATGAAGTATCCTTGTTTTGTTAGTTCAATTCACACACCAAATGTTTCAATGCCCACCTAACGATGCAAAGGTAAGAATCGCAGCATCAAGCTTGGTGAGAAGCCGTCGCTCCTCGGGCGATTTATCGAATGTATCCCAGATGTAACTGACCCATCTCCTCTTTGGGGTCTCCTGGACGACTGCAGTGGGATCCGCAGGTGTCGCAGTTGGCTCTTCAATTGCCTTGGGAGAAGCCATCGTGACTGCAACCCTCCAATATAGTGTCGACCCGGGTAGACTACAGCGGTGGATTCTTTATATAGAGATTACTTTCCGGGAGCTGTCCAAGATGTGGCATGGCGCTGCAAGTGGAGAGCTGTCGATGGGGTCATTCAAGCTAAACGCACGCAGCTCGCCGTCCCGAGCCCTAATTATtgctcatcgccatcaacattCGCACCATCGCCCATCTCCAATAAGGTCCCTCAATCCGCCCGCGGTCCAGGAAAAGGAGACAGGCGATTTGACGGCCGGAGAGGGGTAAAATATCTTAACCCACAGCCCCATGTAAGGAGAGCACACCATTTCTGTACGAACGAGGCCATCGATAAGAAAGCGCCGACCCCCAAGGAAAATTCATACCTGATTCAGATGTTAAAGCCGATTCCCGAAATCCGACGATTGATAATCTATTACGCAGGCTTCTAACTCTAACTATCCTGTTTTTGGCTCATGCGCTACACGTCTGGAGCTCTGGGAGGGCCCCGATCCCACTGTCCCTGCGAGTGCTGTCTTCGAAAAATGCCTTCAGCCGCTCGCGCTGCGCTTCCTTTGCCTGGTGCCATGTTTCAGTATGTCCCTCAATGGGACTAAGACCCCTTTCCACCCTCGGCCCGTTAATCCAGTCCAGTAGCTCCTTCACGTAGACCTCCTCAATGTCCTTGAGCGAATGGAACCGCTTCCCGGACCCCTTTCTGTTTAATCTGTCTTTATATTCCTGTCTCATGCTGCTCTCGGGTGGAACTTCCGCATTCCCCGAGAAAACGTTCGCGATGGTGATGGCTTGGAACTCGAACAGCGTAAACGTAGCGGTGTAGAAGGGCACGCCCACAAATGCAAGCGTCGGGTCGGGGATGTAGAAGATGTCCTTGTGCAGATTATGCGCCTGCGTCCCGTCCGTGATGAGGATTGTCTCGTTCGCTTCTTCTGGAGAGAGACGGTCGTCGTGGAACGATGGCAGGAAGGGGACAGCGAACTGGTATCCTGTGCAGATTATAACTTGGTCAAGCCCGCAGAGTTCCTGGCCGGACTTCAAGTGCACTTTCAACGGCAGTGGTTTGCTGTCGTCGGCGTCGCCGGCATCGTCTAGGATCTCATACCGCGCGATTTCACTTATCCGGACTCCGTTCTCGGGGAGGATGTTGGCTGAGATGTCGAATTCGCCGTTTCGCGTGCTCTGGTAGACGGTCTCTGCTTGGGTGCTGATTTCCTTTGCGATGTCGATGGCG is a window of Aspergillus puulaauensis MK2 DNA, chromosome 4, nearly complete sequence DNA encoding:
- a CDS encoding putative FAD dependent oxidoreductase (COG:Q;~EggNog:ENOG410PM5I;~InterPro:IPR020946,IPR036188,IPR000960;~PFAM:PF07992,PF13450;~go_function: GO:0004499 - N,N-dimethylaniline monooxygenase activity [Evidence IEA];~go_function: GO:0050660 - flavin adenine dinucleotide binding [Evidence IEA];~go_function: GO:0050661 - NADP binding [Evidence IEA];~go_process: GO:0055114 - oxidation-reduction process [Evidence IEA]); the protein is MTRPQIRRVAVIGAGISGVASAAHLLNAGLEVTVFERSHAAGGVWLYDERKAPEPSYTSLKPLEAEAHFDTEEGRDVSLSHAPPGPCYNGLKNNVSTPLMRVKLNAWPEGTPDFVSHSVMRDYIQDTSQKTGVQGITIYGARVKNISKQGGSWEVTWSRLEHDDDGVREREQIWTFDAVVVASGHYHTPRVPDTPGLAEAKARWPERIFHSKRYRKPEGYEKKNVLLIGGAVSAIDIAKEISTQAETVYQSTRNGEFDISANILPENGVRISEIARYEILDDAGDADDSKPLPLKVHLKSGQELCGLDQVIICTGYQFAVPFLPSFHDDRLSPEEANETILITDGTQAHNLHKDIFYIPDPTLAFVGVPFYTATFTLFEFQAITIANVFSGNAEVPPESSMRQEYKDRLNRKGSGKRFHSLKDIEEVYVKELLDWINGPRVERGLSPIEGHTETWHQAKEAQRERLKAFFEDSTRRDSGIGALPELQTCSA